Proteins co-encoded in one Erinaceus europaeus chromosome 2, mEriEur2.1, whole genome shotgun sequence genomic window:
- the CD37 gene encoding leukocyte antigen CD37 isoform X2: MPLQIWSKALATCGIITMGLALLGCVGALKEFRCLLGLYFGILLLLFATEITLGILISTQRVLLERKMKDIVLRTIYSYRTNPKQTKQTEAEESWDYVQFQLRCCGWNSPQDWFHLSRLSNQSENRVPCSCYNSSATNYSATDSITFGKLSFPQLSRLGPLVRPPHNSDLCLVPADDNIYPQGCKHSLQKWLHNNLISIVGICLGVGLLELSFMMLSIFLCRNLDHVYDRLARYR, from the exons ATGCCCCTGCAGATCTGGTCGAAGGCCCTGGCCACCTGCGGGATCATCACCATGGGCCTGGCCCTCCTGGGCTGTGTGGGGGCCCTCAAGGAGTTCCGCTGCCTGCTGGGCCTG tATTTTGGGATTCTGCTGCTCCTGTTTGCCACGGAGATCACCCTGGGGATCCTCATCTCCACCCAGCGGGTCCTG CTGGAACGGAAGATGAAGGACATCGTGTTGCGGACGATTTATTCCTACCGCACAAACCCCAAGCAGACGAAGCAGACGGAGGCCGAGGAGAGTTGGGACTATGTGCAGTTCCAG CTGCGCTGCTGCGGCTGGAACTCTCCCCAGGACTggttccacctctccagattgaGCAACCAGTCGGAAAATCGAGTGCCCTGCTCCTGCTATAACTCCTCTGCCACCAACTACTCCGCCACCGACTCCATCACCTTCGGCAAGCTCTCCTTCCCCCAGCTCAGTCGGCTCGGACCCCTGGTGCGGCCCCCACACAATTCAGACCTCTGCTTGGTCCCTGCAGATGACAACATctacccgcag GGCTGCAAGCACAGCCTCCAGAAGTGGCTGCACAACAATCTAATCTCCATAGTGGGGATCTGTCTGGGCGTCGGCCTACTCGAG CTCAGCTTCATGATGCTCTCCATATTCCTGTGCAGAAACCTGGACCACGTCTACGACCGGCTTGCTCGGTACCGCtag